CAACAGTTAATGTCTATCATACCTCGCCTATATTATTATGCGGGTTTCATCAGCTTTAGACTGACACATGTTCAGTCCCGGTGGTATGAAAAAAAAAGCACGGGATCACAAGGCCCTATATCCCCACATCATCTGACTCCACCTTCTGTGGTTGTTCTTTAACTTCTTCTCAAGCTGACTTTGGTCCACATACGTgcgacccgtgaaagtcccagggaagaatagtccttcagcagcctatgcttgccacaaagggcGACTAATTGCCGTAAGAGGCGtcaaacgggatcaggtggtcaggctcgctgatttggttgacacatgtcatcggttcccagttgcgcagatcgatgctcatgttgttgatcactggattcttttggaccagactcgattatttacagaccgcagccatacagctggaatattgccgagtgcggcgtagtACTGAACTCATTTACCCACATACGTGCACGTTGTGTAAGTTCAGTATTCGACATttacaataaatgaaatatttcactaCCAACCCCATGTTACCTCGTGACCTAGATTAAGCATACTGGAAGCAGTCTGGGGTTTTTCAACACTTAAGTATTTAAACTATGATTGTTCTTTACTTTATAAATGGGTTATCATACATTGTAAAAGATATTTACGAGTACACACATTTCTGTGCGGATGTAACAACTCATAGTGTCTGGCATTATCGTAATGGTTGTTTTTTATCTACAACATTCTATGACCATACGTTCCTATCTACTTCCttcatttaaacaaaattggCGGATTTCCTTCGCTTTGTAAATTATAGCTAGTTATACATAACATGTTAACACAACATGTTACACTTCCTAGTTTAGCTGTACTTGATTGTACTTAAACAGGATTGTCTTCGCGCTGTGTATGATAGCTAGTTATACATAACATGTTAAGAGACCATTAACGTTGCTTAGTTGTACGGTAATATATTTAAACAGTAGAGGAAGTTATACTTACATACAAGAACATGTCGCGCTCGGTTCACTGTCCCAAGAACATGCAGCCAAGTATCTTTGTCGTTGCCTGGAAGACGTTTGTAACTTAAGCGTTACGTTACGTAAAAATACCATAAAAAGTACACTGTGGAGAATGCACTTTGTTATTTGCCGGTCAATGTGTGTAAAGCAACAACGCACGTATAAATGCCTTGTAAACTCGTGAATGAGTAACACTATTTATAGGAAGTCTCCGAAAAATattagaaatatatataaatatggaCAGATAAGTGAGGAAGTATGTTTAccccgcttttaacaatattcaaacaatgcgggggacaccaaaaatggacttctcacattgtaccagtGTAGAACTAACTACCCGACCGCCGCCTCCTCAATCACTCCTTGGAAAAATGAAGGTGTTTGTAATCAAGGAAAGGCATCTATAAGTTTTATATTACTGATGACTACTTTTGATAACTAATATTGTAATGGTATTGCTCAGGGTGAGGCTTGTCTGTCACTGTACTGCATGCATAACGTTTACAACACTTGGATCTCACTGCCTGTAAGGATGGTAAACTGCTTGTCGAATATAGTTCATACTTAAGATGGAGGCAGTTACCCTCACTCCACTGTACCCCACTTAAGTTTCTCGGTTAGAATTATTCCTCACTAACCCATGGTTTCCGACCAAGGAGAGTAGGTGGTCTAACTCCCTAATTTGGTTGATATCATCGTAAAGTGACCCTATCGGTCATGATGCCAGTCACTGTATTCACTGTTTACAGTTAGATGTAATATAGACACAGAATTGCCGAGTGCGACGTATAACAACAAACCTACGTTATTATATGAGTAATGACGAGGAGGCATACTCATTTCGTGGGTTACCCTTAGTGTACATAACAGTAAATTAACAAATGTTAAAGCTACCACATGAACAACTCCACAACGAGAGGTTCTTAAGAGAAGCAAATAATGACTACAGCATCATCTATCACTGAATCCTCTTCTGAAGAAACTCACCCATGGGGTCTAACTGTATCACGATCCCCTGGAGTCTCGATACATCCTCCTGCAAAGTCTTCAGCTCCTGTTCATTCCTAGAGGCTTTCTTTTCCAGTGTACTAATGAGCTGGACGGTATAAATACACAGAGTACTTTTAAGATCTGAATATATTCTTTACTGTGGCCCCCGGTACTTGTTATGATGGAGACAATACGTTTAGTGACTTCACTTTTGAAATAATACATCACTTGAGataaataaaatgcattaaatgCATCACTTATACTTCCGGGTCTTCAGACCTTCTGTCatatttaaaaacattgttacaaaaaatatatttaccgTCTGAGAGGCTCTGTTCTGTTTCTGAAGTTCATCAATATCTGCTTCCAATTTCATCTGAAGGCCTGTAAAAGCATCCACGGCAGATATAGCCAAAAACACGCCCTGTACAATGCTGGTAAGGATATAGACATGTTGTCGTTATTCCAAAACAGGCTTCATATTGGTGGAACAGAAGTCCCCAACTCGGGCATGTAGTGCAGAATTATTTTTTGAATAACGTATACCGTAGTTAGATACAAacactgtagtggcaaagttgaAGGGACTTGCcatcctggttcccgggccTCTATATTAATGAGATGCCCGAAACCCAGGATGGGGACTTTGAAGTAACCGATGGTCGACAGAACCGACGAATAATGAAAGCATACAAACAGGAAAGATTTTTTTCTTCCAGACAAGAGAATGTCTATATCCTTCACTAAATATATACTCCCTTCTGTCTGACAAACAAACTGCCAAGAAAAAAACATGCACAACAGTATCACTATAAGTTTCAAACAATAGAAAGTATAAATGATTAGACGGTCATATGGCATCTTTGGTCATAACATATTAcatgaaaagaatgtaaaaaaaTCCCAACAGTTACCTGTTTTTAGAGATGCTTCCATAGGTGATTCTGTCGGGGTAACTGAAGTCATGAAACCACCAAAGGATGATACGAAGGATTTCAAATCCGGAAAACCTTGCTTTGAGAAGACGACACATGGTTCGTTTGTGTGAACAGTCGGAACGTCAGCCTCTTTACAAGACTCAAAGGCCCGAGTGATGGAACTCTTCACTTTGTGGAGGTGGGAAGGTGAGGCATAGAGGAATGTCTTGTTGATGTAGTCAAATATTGTCCGGCAACATGTCTCTGATGACTCCAGGACAGAGAGTCGACTGTCATTGATTTTCCTCATGGCCTCTAAAGTCTGATCTAGCTCCACAAGGACCTCCTTTTCACGCTGATCTATCACATCTCTCAGCTCAGAAAAAGTGTGCTGAACTGCATCCCGGAGGGAAACGGCCTTCTCTTCAATACATGTCGCTTGTACTAGAACCGTTTCTTTTGCTGAAATGATCTTTTTCTTCCTCTCTGAAACAGATTTCAGGTAAGCACTCAAGACGTCATGTTCACGACTCAAGAACAAATCAGCTCTGTCTGTACCGTGCCTGGCGTGATCTTCGTAACAACAttcaaaacagatgaaacagtcACAATCCTTATCATAGACGTCCAAACGTTGTCCGTGTTTCTGACAGATGGACTGGGATTTTCTTGATGTACATGGAAGATCAGAAATCCACTTCATTGTGTGATTCCTAGTTGCTTTCACCTCTGAGTGGGATATATGGCAATGCTCACAGAAATAGTCTTCACAATCCTGACACCAATACATTGCCTGGTTCCCATCCATCTTGTTGGTACATTGGAAGTCTGACGGTCGGTGCTTCATTGTCTGGTTGAGGACGTCACCAAGAACAACATTGTCTTCGGGGAAACTCCCGACATTTTTATCATGACTCTTCAAGCAGACAGAGCAGTCCAGAGTTGTTACTTCCTGTGCCTTGAGACAGTCCTCACATACAGGATGTAGACAGGGAAGCAGATGCGGCTGTGGCCCTCTGTAGCTGAAGGAGGTGCTGCACACCACACACTTGGGAAACTCAGGGTCTGAATCCATCCTGTAACAAACACACCCATGATCACTCACTGACATTACAACttggaaattttatttcatacattgacaaactgtttcagattagaaaaatatttcaacGGATCATGTGAGTTGACGGGACTTTATGCCTCTTTGAGCAATATCTAATATATTTCCGTGGTAAAAATGGGATTCACATTGCTGGAATCGCGTCTGGTGTCCTCGCCCTGAAATTGCTGGGTATCAAATAAAGCAGTTTACTTTGGCGAGTTAATTCTAAACTGTGGACCACTTTGAACACTTGGAAAATAATGCTCTCAGAGTGTCTTTTGGAACAGTGATTCAGCAAAAACAATGGCACAGTATCGACCACGTTTCTATACATGGAATACACACACTCAACACATGCTAATTCTGTAAAACATCCTCTGATTGGACTGTCAATATGTGTGCCTCAGTCTGTCACATTTCGAAAACAGTAAACTTAAAATGGCAAGGGTGAAACTAAATCTGTTTGTCccgcgtgagtgagtttagttttacgctactttcagcaatatcctagcaatatcagaacatcagaaatggcttcacactttgCACCTGGCTGGCATCGAGaacgttttgttgttttttttcagtgtgacgagtgagcattttaatcactgggctacccaacagCCTTTGATCGGGAGAAGATGCattgttaaatgtatagaaCATAAAATGCCATAAATGTAATCTGATTATTTGAAATCTCCTGTGAACAATTCTTTCAGATGAGCGATCATTTACCAAAATATGTTCTAAGTCAGCGGCAAAGGATAATCAAATATGTAGATATAGATAAAGTTGATGTCAGCACTTGACGTCAGGGAGTGAGCGTTACGTTtctgttatcaatattccatcaatatcacgtcgggggacacaagaaattggcttcacagtTTGAACACATGTTTGGAATGGACATCGGCTCTTCCGTgtgacgaacgaatgctttGTCCACCTGGCTACCCAACACCCGAGTAGTTGCAGGTCTAACCAACAGGAGACACGAACTCTTTGGATCATCGTTTCATAGAAACAACTGTCTTCTGAAAGTAGGAATTGTGTAAACGTTTTGTTAAAGTGTACATTTATCGTTGTTATGGAAACGGTTTGGGGGATTTTATTTCCAAAAATCCTTCCAAAATGTTGTCAGTGTGGTATGGTCATTTCACGGATTATAGTTACCATGCCTGCATGATTATTTTCCAGACCTTCTCTGTTTCGGACCTATTTTTGGAAACACACCCGTTTTCATGTGTCTGACTATAGTGATATATTGGTGAGATCTACATCACTTCGGGCGTttcagcttgaccacctgatccccttagCTGGTCTCTCCTTACGACACACAtgagtttctgaagaccaattctaaccctgatcttcaggcAACCATAAAGACTACACACCGTGAAATAAATGGAATACTGTTTAATCCAAACCCCCTCACTCTCTCACGCACTCAAACGATCCATTATGATAT
This portion of the Haliotis asinina isolate JCU_RB_2024 chromosome 10, JCU_Hal_asi_v2, whole genome shotgun sequence genome encodes:
- the LOC137297658 gene encoding uncharacterized protein yields the protein MDSDPEFPKCVVCSTSFSYRGPQPHLLPCLHPVCEDCLKAQEVTTLDCSVCLKSHDKNVGSFPEDNVVLGDVLNQTMKHRPSDFQCTNKMDGNQAMYWCQDCEDYFCEHCHISHSEVKATRNHTMKWISDLPCTSRKSQSICQKHGQRLDVYDKDCDCFICFECCYEDHARHGTDRADLFLSREHDVLSAYLKSVSERKKKIISAKETVLVQATCIEEKAVSLRDAVQHTFSELRDVIDQREKEVLVELDQTLEAMRKINDSRLSVLESSETCCRTIFDYINKTFLYASPSHLHKVKSSITRAFESCKEADVPTVHTNEPCVVFSKQGFPDLKSFVSSFGGFMTSVTPTESPMEASLKTGLQMKLEADIDELQKQNRASQTLISTLEKKASRNEQELKTLQEDVSRLQGIVIQLDPMGNDKDTWLHVLGTVNRARHVLVCPKMMFDSDRVNLYRTHIDVKGHLINTKHPEWRGRKILDTSGKMLKKYCGTCSTSPLPCSNLVYWEVETDVELDNPLGDRQLVLEVGVCGEDVMDSTHFIGGQSNSCSLYTSSDKNNVRSFIAVNGNLNYIATSNVFDNRAGTSVTLKYGVLVDTEKMAVSFLDTKNRKVLGSGCIVDSKPPHDVEYNRKVYPVFAIFNKPLRIEMKLVSGPDLQMEDWKKKLIEDAMCGEGNRYQGYKHSSRSLLWYHGHLDHKEQKQ